tttttatttatgggAAGAAGAATTAACAAATAgtggaaaaaaacaattttgtaatatgtatggattaaataatgaagttttaataaatgtacaaaaaattaaaaaacaattattagaaatattatcaaataaattaaaaataaaaataaataaaaaattacatatgcataattgGGATAATATTATGATGTCTTTATGTAAATCATGTTATTTTAATGTTGCAAAACATATATCAAATTCTTCAgtttttatgaatttaGTAACAAAAACTAAATTACGTATACATCCTTCTTCTACTCTCTTTAATTCTTTTACTAAACCCTCGTTTATCTTTTATTCGGATGTTGTGCAAACAAAAAGATTATATGCGCGTGTTGTCACAAAAGTAGACCCTGAATGGCTAATCAAGTTTGTCccaaaaaattttcaaatagCCAAAGATTAAATTAGAAGAAGGTTCAATCGGTAGACCACCACGTGTGTGTGCACAAGGAAGGAGATATtccaaaaaattttttattttcatttgtttatacaattttttactacgaaaatgttttattcgGTGAACATTCGAATGCATTACTACTCAGCATACGGCTCAGCATTACAAATGTCTGACGCGATTAATAAtgtttttcaaaattttttaaagtaatcatgtttttttttttttaattgcaTTACCAACAGAATTTATCACGGCCACTTTTTACCCGTTCATCTAACTTTTGCTCATTTGTTAAATTTcccttaatttttttatcaacaaCTTTATAAGACCATAATCCAACTTTTTGtcgtatttttataacatcATGTTTCGgtttatcttttaaaaCTTTTGCATATTTCAATGTTTCATTATCACTAtcactattatttatatcctcgtctttttttttatttatataatatttacatgCTGTACTTATATCATTTGAAAATTCTTCATCAACAAGTACCGTTCTATTACTTAATATGGATGTtacatttcttttttcaatttgtaGACTAGttggattttttaaaattatttgatatcCAACTTTTAATTCTTCTATAAACTTTGTATCAAATCCTtgtattgtatttttaattgttaCTATTCTTCCTGTaccatttattatatcatcatctttatcatttgtttttttctttttctctTCATGTTCTAAtcctttatttatttcgtccttatattttttgtctgCATTATCACTACTTTTAttgcttttatttttttttattttttttttcaattttaattttcccCCAACAAAATTACTACTACGTTGATCCATTtcttagttttttttttttgttcatatttatacttgttttaaatcattgtatcattaattttttaaaacatttaataagatcaagtatatattattttttttccaaataaaatatatttaaaaaatgatgaaatacgaaaataattaaatatatatgtgaagAATATCCAGagagaaatatatttttttccaccCCTACTGCATATTtttgtgcatatattttttttttgaaaattatgtaatataaataattgttaAACTTTGTTCATACTACATACTAATTTaactataaattttatcaacCTTTTAAAGTTTGTTTATTCAATTTAGGGACCAACATACGTAATATTGTATGCATGGAAATTCTTTTCTCTTTCCTTTATAAGTAGTTTTTATgcacattttttacaaaaaaattataaactgttaaaatgaaaatcctaagaatatatactatttttgtaatacataaaattgaacaatcaaattaaaaattggaaGCAAGACTTAAAATAACATCCAGTTGAGttagcttttttttttaagaaatatGTACAAAATTGGACAATTAAATAGGTACAACTATTTACACATAAATTATTGAGATAAAAAGGGTAACCATATTCTTATTCCTaagataaatttatttatgtagaTCTAAATATTTGCAGTTTGTAACTTCCTATTTTTTACTTagacatttatattttcatcgttaattaaaagtattttaaattgtaGTCTTTAAGATGAGGTTTAAACCTTGCACATGAGCACacaaacatataaatacttatttgtacatatttatgcatatgcaaTATGTACATTggctatatatacataaatccaaacaattaaattctgaattgttcatataataaacaaatttaatttaaaatataataataatacattcGAAATAGCTGTAAAAAACATGCACAAGTCATGTATAGCCATTATATATCCCCAAAAAtagcataaaaaaaaaatgcacacacaatatatatgcactttttccatataaataataaaatattttggcTAGTATATCAATGGTATGacggaaaaataaaaagcaaATGGCATAACCAAAAAAATGtgcaatttaaaaattataaatacatgAACAATAAAATCAAGACAATTGAaacggaaaaaaaaaatatattactgATTTGTGTATATACGTAGTAATGCAAATTTGCTCATTCACATATTCATAGATTTATATATCTTCATCTCATATtgcataattattatctaCATATTTGAAATGAGCTCCACTAGCTTATAATAAAAGCCTTCCtattcaatatatatatatgataggagtaataaaaaaaaattacaaattgttcataatataaatttttatgagcatacaaaaaaataataaagatagTGATACTATTGTGTGTGTGGGGAAATGATTAGCATACCTGGGTATATGaatttacataaaataaaggtGTGCAAATATTATGACCAAAATAAAgagttttaaaatttgtaaaaattacTCGATATGCTTCCAATCATTTCGTTTTATATTACCTTCTTTATGAAGTCGgtttcaaaaataataaataataattattacattaTCCATCGaagtattaaaaaacaCTTAATCAGTTTGTCTCCTATACGGGGCCATCATTGGCATTAAAGTGTGTGTAGTATAGATTATACATGCATGTATGTACACATACCTTACCCGGTTAAATTAACTTTGTTTGGATATAATTGATTAAAATGATCTAATGtcatatctatatattgTGTTACTTCACCTAATTTATGTTTCCGTATTTCAGAGggtattaatatttttctttcctCAACAGTATAATGTAATAATTCTTcttttgtaaaattaaagCAATTTGTAATGTATGGCAAAGTATAGTTTGTTTTATCCGAATCAGTATTAGTATTAAAAACTTTAAAGTTTCGAATAtcatcaaaataattatgtaataatgcactacataattttattctttttttgggATTAAATTGTAACAACTTATCTAATAAATCTATACTTTCCTTTGAAGAATTATTacttattaatttttttaatgtaattggttttatatttggaaattttacatttttatatacactGCGAAATGAAAGAAAATCTTCATCATTTGGTGTCcctaatattttaataatttccaCTAACTGATCAGATGCACAATCTCCGAGAAATAAAGGTTTCCCCAATATCAACTCTCCCATTACACACCCTACAAAagtgataaaaaaagaataaatgGTGTAAAGGTATAACAATACAAATGTAGTAGCAAGTAGTGCACCTAATTCATACGTAAAAGTCTGTTTGacttttttcaaatttgaTAATTGACATACCTATTGACCATGTATCAATGGCATGACTATAATAGTTTGATCCGAATAATAATTCGGGTGCTCTATAATATCTTGAACACACATaacttaaatatttataattttcttttaatttagtagatgtattaaaatcacataattttatatatttatatacaatactgttcatatatattttatccaaatttttttcatcatatatattatccaATTCTTCATTATTGGAATTggtaatttcatttttttcttttttattttcaaaccTATCTATACTATTTTCATTGTCACCTGATAAAGccaatatttcatttttttcgtcaCTAATTGTATTTGTTTGATTCATTTGAAGAGAGACTACTAAATCAGTTTTACTCCTCTTTAAAgcttttttacaattatctttatttgcATTATCTAAATAATCAGAACTCTCGTTATCATTATGTTTCTCTTTATATGTGTTGTTAAAACTCATTGATCGCTTTTCTCTAACCTGTTTAGTAttggaattatttttttttccatttgaCATAGATATAGGGGTACTGGAACAATTATAATTCCCATTTTCGTCTGCATTATTAAGTTTTgaagtatattttttgcaatctttttcattatccTCATTTGGTGACGTAttagtattatttattgcCTGTTCATTATTACAGTCGTTATTTACTATcgaattttgtatattcacattattattatttacactattattattttcatccaaatttttgttcatatttcttttattcataatacATTTGAACTTAACCGAATTGTGAATGCACAccacacattttttattttcttggctttcattttcatagttattattatttggtttgtttaaaaaaattaaaatattttgtggTTTTATGTCCCTGTGTGTAATGCAAAGACtgtgtaaatataatgttGCTCGAATTAgctgatataaatatattttaacttgattttcattaaaaaaactttttttaatataatcgCTTAAATTATGACAagaacatatattattaatattttcttgtaacatatttatgttaaaattgtttattatattcccataattatttaagcAATCGTTTTCACTTTTAATATTGCTATTATTTGAggtatttatttctttttcgcTATTATCATAGCTATTTgtatcaatatttttttctttgcatttattttctgacttgttcatattttttgtagtATCATTATAATTGGAGTCAGGTGGATTTGTGTAATTTTCATCACATTTGCTCATTTGTGACTTGCCGGGGTTTTCCTTATTTTCCGATTCGCCAACTGAGTTTATATTATCGTTATTATCAGTTTGGTTGTCATTATCACATTTCGTATTTTCCCCTGATGGATTAAAATTTGTACAATCATTCTTTGATTTTCCATCATTATCTTtgtcatttttaatatatttagaattatttacatttttaaaagttttattaacatgttcagaattttttatagttatataataaagtgAAGTAGCTAAATCAGTATTTCCATATTCCATAACcatatgcacatatacTCCACCATTGGGGCATAATGTATAAAAAGCATGCTTCAGTTTTACAATATTTGgatgttttaattttttcataatctCAATTTCTTTAAAATGCTTTGTACTTTTTTGATACGTTTGTTTTAATGCTACTACACTGGAGTTTTCAAGGCAGTCCGCTTTGTACACTACACCATATACTCCATTTCCAATTATATGagaaattttatatgttaaatttttattatcattttttaaattttcatcatcaaaatatatatttgtatagtCATTTAGTATGTCATTTtctttgtatatttttattaaatccattttttgtacATATACGTTTTGTGTGTGTGTGTGtgtgatatatatttgtgagtttaaaaataaatgatgataataataaaaaaaaaacaaaacaaaataaaacaaaaggtgtaataataaagcagctatattatgaaaaaaaaatgaaatacaataaaaaataacaactTATGGAcagtaaaaatatgaacatacatatataaaaaataaaaaagatgatGGGGAGAAAGATTAAACAATCTATATAACTACTATGTGCTTACTACATTTTAAACAAATGGAAAAGTCTAATAACTGTTCATTATAATTAGCTAACAAATAAGTGCAAAATTTTCACAACATtgtatataacattttGTAATGCATACTaattcataataaataaaaacatttattataatttcagGGATTGAATGCATATActtattacaaaatttaatgataataattatatgaaaaaaaatatagcttTAAAGGAGAAtaggtaaaaaaaattacaagatcattttaaaaatagaataaCAAACATTCAACTGTAGTATTCTATACTATATAAAATCTtgcatatgtttttttgtcCCCCTTTATTTTAACTCTGTTcgctatattttttactttttttgatttttcaaacataaattaaaaaagtcGGCATcgtttaatatttaaaatacacTATTTTGGGCCTAGGTTTCTGTTTGTAATTTtcattcataaaaatattacacagactatattatatatgtatatgcgTGTATACACTATTCCATAATAgtttttacattattataatttaatttttccccttttcatctttttcaaataatatgtttctttttttcttttattatcattattttttttatttgcaaatgcaattattattctaaaagaaaaaattacaaaaaaatacataaatcaaaatacaaaaaaatcataatgcatgaagtaataatattccGATTATTTAATACTCATGATATTTggatatacatatttatgtgtactatgtgtatgtataaaattgttatatatgcatacaagATGTAATCACAAATTATTCTTTAtctttacaaaaatatataaatttcataaaaaaaaaaaaaaaatatatcattatttgtagaaaaatttattcgtatgtttataaaataattttttatttttggaggtgataaaattttaaaaaaagttgtaataaagagaaaaaaaaaatgaatggaaaaataaaggaaaaCTGCttgttttaattaaatataaattaaattatttaactaAAATttcatgaaaaaaaaacaaatttatttactttAACTAGTATTAGAAAAGTATGaccaaaatttattttgccccaataatttttttttttccacttAACCAAATTTTGgggttttttattttttgtgaaaagacatattgttaaaattaagaaaaaaaaaaaaataaagatatattttttctccataatatatttaaaatgctTAATATACTTTTCCAAGGGAGTATAAAACACGAAATTgagaaaattaatataaaagttATGTTTAcacatgtatataaatacgcATGCATATGTCATGTATTGTGTTTTTGTTaactaaataataattctatatatattacataattaaaa
This sequence is a window from Plasmodium chabaudi chabaudi strain AS genome assembly, chromosome: 7. Protein-coding genes within it:
- a CDS encoding protein kinase 1, putative, whose amino-acid sequence is MDLIKIYKENDILNDYTNIYFDDENLKNDNKNLTYKISHIIGNGVYGVVYKADCLENSSVVALKQTYQKSTKHFKEIEIMKKLKHPNIVKLKHAFYTLCPNGGVYVHMVMEYGNTDLATSLYYITIKNSEHVNKTFKNVNNSKYIKNDKDNDGKSKNDCTNFNPSGENTKCDNDNQTDNNDNINSVGESENKENPGKSQMSKCDENYTNPPDSNYNDTTKNMNKSENKCKEKNIDTNSYDNSEKEINTSNNSNIKSENDCLNNYGNIINNFNINMLQENINNICSCHNLSDYIKKSFFNENQVKIYLYQLIRATLYLHSLCITHRDIKPQNILIFLNKPNNNNYENESQENKKCVVCIHNSVKFKCIMNKRNMNKNLDENNNSVNNNNVNIQNSIVNNDCNNEQAINNTNTSPNEDNEKDCKKYTSKLNNADENGNYNCSSTPISMSNGKKNNSNTKQVREKRSMSFNNTYKEKHNDNESSDYLDNANKDNCKKALKRSKTDLVVSLQMNQTNTISDEKNEILALSGDNENSIDRFENKKEKNEITNSNNEELDNIYDEKNLDKIYMNSIVYKYIKLCDFNTSTKLKENYKYLSYVCSRYYRAPELLFGSNYYSHAIDTWSIGCVMGELILGKPLFLGDCASDQLVEIIKILGTPNDEDFLSFRSVYKNVKFPNIKPITLKKLISNNSSKESIDLLDKLLQFNPKKRIKLCSALLHNYFDDIRNFKVFNTNTDSDKTNYTLPYITNCFNFTKEELLHYTVEERKILIPSEIRKHKLGEVTQYIDMTLDHFNQLYPNKVNLTG